One Saccharomyces eubayanus strain FM1318 chromosome XVI, whole genome shotgun sequence DNA segment encodes these proteins:
- the HOS1 gene encoding histone deacetylase, translating to MSKLVISTSVFQSQVADLLPCNNRQKSQLTHSLLNAYSLLPHFDEVLTFPYVKKNELLEFHSKAYINLLINEKLNRILPQDIDDPVVESKWCELVELTTNWKEKVNRNLVEGFQRFTSRDDLYGYYKSQLKAFNDDEDDISFNEMDSDEEGSTKDHYFLELEKREYNLEGDCPIFSYLPMYCQVITGATLNLLDHLSLTERLIGINWDGGRHHAFKQKANGFCYINDVVLLIQRLRKLKLSKITYLDFDLHHGDGVEKAFQYSKQIQTISVHLYEPGFFPGTGSLNDSLNGKNTVNIPLKHGCDDSYLNLVASKIIHPLIERHDPKVIIIECGGDGLLGDKFNEWQLTIRGLSQTIVNIMKSYPQAHMFLLGGGGYNDLLMSRFYTYLTWCVTKEFSIARXGEEDKSQDNPFTTRYDDDSEQFIREHELVEMYNEENYQYWIYEMEGSSRMKTLRNDNKVEHIVELMDFYKL from the coding sequence ATGTCAAAACTGGTCATATCAACATCAGTCTTTCAGTCCCAAGTAGCAGACTTACTACCATGCAACAACCGCCAAAAATCGCAACTGACACATTCGCTATTAAACGCGTATAGTCTTCTTCCACACTTTGATGAAGTATTAACATTCCCATACGttaaaaagaatgaacTACTTGAGTTCCATTCCAAAGCGTATATCAATTTATTAATTAATGAGAAACTCAATAGAATATTGCCTCAAGATATCGACGATCCCGTAGTGGAGTCTAAATGGTGTGAGTTGGTTGAATTGACAACGAATTGGAAGGAAAAAGTCAATCGGAACTTAGTAGAAGGGTTTCAGAGGTTCACTTCAAGAGATGATCTCTATGGTTATTACAAGAGTCAGTTAAAAGCTTTTaatgacgacgaagacgacATTAGTTTTAATGAGATGGATTCAGATGAAGAAGGGAGCACAAAAGACCATTATTTCCTCgagcttgaaaaaagagagtACAACCTGGAGGGTGATTGCCCAATTTTCTCTTACCTTCCCATGTACTGCCAGGTCATAACAGGAGCCACTTTAAATTTGCTGGATCATCTCTCGCTCACAGAACGCCTTATTGGTATAAATTGGGATGGTGGAAGACACCATGCCTTTAAACAGAAAGCAAACGGATTTTGTTATATAAATGACGTGGTATTGCTAATTCAACGGTTGAGGAAACTGAAATTGAGCAAAATCACATATCTTGATTTCGATCTACATCATGGGGATGGCGTAGAAAAGGCTTTtcaatattcaaaacaaatacaGACAATTTCTGTACATCTTTACGAGCCTGGATTTTTTCCTGGAACTGGttctttgaatgattcACTAAACGGTAAGAATACTGTTAACATTCCATTGAAGCATGGTTGCGATGACAGTTATTTGAACTTGGTCGCATCCAAAATCATACATCCTCTAATAGAAAGGCATGATCCTAAGGTAATAATAATTGAATGTGGCGGTGATGGGCTTTTAGGTGATAAATTCAATGAATGGCAACTAACGATACGAGGTCTTTCTCAGACAATCGTAAATATAATGAAATCGTATCCGCAAGCGCACATGTTTCTACTTGGAGGAGGTGGATACAACGATTTATTAATGAGTAGGTTCTACACGTACTTGACTTGGTGCGTTACCAAGGAATTTTCCATTGCAAGAGRAGGTGAGGAGGACAAAAGCCAAGATAATCCATTCACTACTCGTTATGATGATGATTCAGAACAATTCATAAGGGAGCATGAACTGGTTGAGATGTACAATGAAGAGAACTATCAGTACTGGATATATGAGATGGAAGGTAGTTCGCGTATGAAAACGTTAAGAAATGACAACAAGGTTGAACATATAGTTGAACTAATGGATTTTTATAAATTGTGA
- the SPE3 gene encoding spermidine synthase — translation MAQEITHPTIVDGWFREISDTMWPGQAMTLKVEKVLHHEKSKYQDVLIFKSTTYGNVLVLDNVIQATERDEFAYQEMIAHLALNSHPNPKKVLVIGGGDGGVLREVVKHESVEEAWLCDIDEAVIRLSKEYLPEMAASYSHPKVKTHIGDGFQFLRDYQNTFDVIITDSSDPEGPAESLFQKEYFELLNSALTEKGVITTQAESMWIHLPIIKDLKKACSEVFPVAEYSFVTIPTYPTGTIGFMVCSKDKTCNVKKPLREISDEKEEELYRYYNKRIHEASFVLPTWAGKELN, via the coding sequence ATGGCACAAGAAATTACACACCCAACTATTGTAGACGGCTGGTTCAGAGAAATCTCTGATACCATGTGGCCAGGTCAAGCTATGACCTtgaaagttgaaaaagtgCTACACCATGAAAAGTCCAAGTATCAAGACGTTTTGATCTTCAAGTCCACTACTTACGGTAATGTTTTAGTTTTAGACAATGTCATCCAAGCCACCGAGCGTGATGAATTTGCCTACCAAGAGATGATTGCCCATCTTGCGTTGAACTCCCATCCAAACCCTAAGAAGGTTCTTGTTATCGGTGGTGGTGACGGTGGTGTCTTGAGGGAAGTTGTCAAGCACGAATCTGTCGAGGAAGCTTGGTTGTGTGACATTGACGAGGCTGTTATCAGATTATCAAAGGAATACCTACCAGAAATGGCTGCTTCTTACTCTCACCCAAAAGTTAAGACACACATCGGAGATGgtttccaatttttgaGGGACTATCAAAATACTTTTGATGTAATCATCACCGATTCCTCTGATCCAGAAGGTCCAGCTGAAAGCTTGTTCCAAAAGGAATACTTCGAACTATTGAACAGTGCTTTGACAGAAAAGGGTGTGATTACCACTCAAGCTGAGAGTATGTGGATCCACCTGCCAATTATTAaggacttgaaaaaagctTGTTCAGAAGTTTTCCCAGTTGCTGAATATTCTTTCGTTACTATTCCAACTTACCCAACTGGTACTATTGGCTTCATGGTTTGTTCCAAGGACAAGACTTGCAATGTTAAGAAACCACTACGTGAAATCTCCGAtgagaaggaagaagaattatACAGATACTATAATAAGAGAATTCATGAAGCTTCCTTCGTTCTGCCAACTTGGGCCGGCAAGGAATTGAATTAG
- the MED1 gene encoding Med1p, producing the protein MVEADSYMETLNSMIELFKDYKPGSITLENITRLCQTLGLESFTEELSNELSRLSTASKIIVIDVDYNKKQDRIQDVKLVLASNFDNFDYFNVKDGEQERSNILLNSLTKYPDLKAFHNNLKFLYLLDAYSHIESDSSSHNNTSSDKSLDSSNTSLNNQGKLDLFKYFTELSHYIRQYFQDNSLNFKVRTNLNDKFGIYISTQDENNQEVPLVKIYLDENKSDSQYRFYEYIYSQETKSWINESAENFSNGISLVMEITANTNKDDFTEFIWFPEDFIPSELVIDKLSNLSNFPSSPSTPPIIDLFSSNNYNSKIHLMNDFTTKLINITKFDISNDNLDLISEILKWIQWSRIVLQKVFKLVSTPNSNLNSPKFEPDQTASFPKLTKDINSLTSNADPAPRTNRHGSVVEASRRRRSSANKGKRPSITEAMMLKEEGLQQFNLHEILSEPVIEEEKDEEDTKEQPVVADSTNDLGFNRTISNQANTETSIVMESQSVPPDVNNGIPGYRIAGTEDDIEMKDVSDNANENDSTVLQLIVSEDQVILDTISECNLYDDIESWRTFINQFQDIVS; encoded by the coding sequence ATGGTCGAAGCAGACTCCTATATGGAGACTTTGAACTCCATGATTGAATTATTTAAAGATTATAAGCCCGGGTCCATAACCTTGGAAAACATTACGAGACTTTGTCAGACCTTGGGCCTAGAGTCCTTCACTGAGGAATTGAGCAACGAACTTTCAAGGTTATCCACTGCATCCAAAATCATTGTGATTGACGTAGATTACAATAAGAAACAAGACAGAATACAAGACGTCAAATTAGTGCTAGCTTCTAATTTTGATAACTTCGATTATTTCAACGTAAAAGACGgcgaacaagaaagaagcaatattcttttaaatTCCTTAACCAAGTACCCCGATTTGAAGGCTTTCCAtaataatttgaaattcttaTATCTTTTAGATGCATATTCCCATATCGAATCAGATTCAAGCTCTCATAATAACACTTCTTCTGACAAAAGCTTAGATTCCAGTAACACATCTCTTAATAATCAAGGAAAGCTGGACCTGTTTAAATATTTTACTGAACTATCACACTACATTCGacaatattttcaagacaactctttgaatttcaaagtcAGAACCAACTTAAATGACAAATTTGGAATATACATCTCAACTCAGGACGAGAATAACCAGGAGGTACCTTTAGTTAAGATCTACCtagatgaaaacaaaagcgATTCACAGTACCGATTctatgaatatatatactcaCAAGAGACTAAATCCTGGATAAATGAATCTGCCGAGAATTTCTCTAACGGCATTTCCTTAGTCATGGAAATAACAGCAAACACAAATAAAGATGATTTTACAGAGTTCATCTGGTTTCCTGAAGATTTTATACCATCAGAATTGGTTATAGATAAGCTTTCGAATTTGTCgaattttccttcttcacCTTCGACGCCGCCTATTattgatttattttctaGCAACAACTATAACAGTAAGATACATTTGATGAATGATTTTACCACGAAACTGATCAATATTACAAAATTCGACATAAGCAACGATAATCTGGATCTAATATCTGAAATATTGAAGTGGATACAATGGTCAAGGATAGTTCTTCAGAAAGTTTTCAAACTAGTTTCCACGCCCAATTCAAATTTAAATTCGCCAAAATTTGAACCGGACCAAACAGCTTCATTCCCCAAATTAACTAAAGATATAAATTCCTTGACGAGTAACGCCGACCCGGCGCCAAGAACTAATCGGCATGGAAGTGTGGTAGAAGCGTCCAGAAGAAGGCGTTCTTCGGCGAACAAGGGCAAGCGTCCTAGCATAACCGAGGCGATGatgttgaaagaagaaggccTTCAGCAATTTAATTTGCACGAAATTTTATCTGAGCCCGTTattgaggaagaaaaagatgaagaagatacCAAGGAGCAACCTGTAGTGGCAGATAGTACGAATGACCTCGGATTTAATCGCACCATTTCTAACCAAGCAAATACAGAGACTAGTATTGTTATGGAAAGCCAAAGTGTACCACCAGATGTTAATAACGGCATTCCGGGATACAGAATTGCTGGAACAGAGGATGACATAGAAATGAAGGACGTTAGCGATAATGCCAATGAGAATGACTCAACAGTCTTACAGTTGATCGTAAGTGAGGACCAGGTAATTCTGGACACTATTTCTGAATGTAACCTGTACGATGACATAGAAAGCTGGAGAACCTTTATCAATCAGTTCCAAGATATTGTTAGTTGA
- the NOT5 gene encoding CCR4-NOT core subunit NOT5: protein MSQRKLQQDIDKLLKKVKEGVEDFDDIYEKFQSTDPSNSSHREKLESDLKREIKKLQKHRDQIKTWLSKEDVKDKQNVLMTNRRLIENGMERFKSVEKLMKTKQFSKEALTNPDIIKDPKELKKRDQVVFIHECLDELQKQLEQFEAHENEEQTERHEFHIANLENILKKLQNNEMEPEPVQEFQDDIKYYVENNDDPDFIEYDTIYEDMGCEIQPSLVNNSEAPKEAPKEANNQSSVSSIRSTKKQERSPKKKVPLKQTSTLDTVENSSAQAAESVSQSASPSPTPVSIDTPLNTVKDDTMKLDDSFHSPPATNVSMKKKESENDSEEQLSFPQDRTEEIQKIIQNDIETNPAFQNPLFSDELKYWLDSKKYLMQPLQEMSPKMVSQLESSLLNCPDSLDADSPCLYTKPLSLPHPTSIFFPSEPIRFVYPYDVPLNLTNSENDTTDKFDKDGKIKSKKHDDIYSRTSLARIFMKFDLDTLFFIFYHYQGSYEQFLAARELYKNRNWLFNRVDRCWYYKEIEKLPPGMGKSEEESWRYFDYKKSWLARRCGNDFVYNEDDFEKL, encoded by the coding sequence ATGTCTCAGAGAAAACTACAACAGGATATTGATaagcttttgaagaaagtgaaAGAAGGTGTTGAAGATTTCGACGACatatatgaaaaatttcaatctACAGACCCCTCAAACTCATCGCATAGAGAAAAGCTAGAATCAGACctgaaaagagagataaaaaaactacaaaaacaTAGGGaccaaataaaaacatgGCTAAGCAAAGAGGACGTAAAGGATAAGCAGAACGTGCTGATGACAAATAGAAGGCTCATCGAAAATGGCATGGAAAGATTCAAGTCCGTGGagaaattgatgaaaacgaaacaattttccaaagaagccTTGACGAATCCAGATATAATCAAGGATCCTAAAGAACTTAAAAAGAGAGACCAAGTTGTGTTCATTCATGAGTGTTTAGACGAGCTACAAAAGCAACTAGAGCAGTTCGAGGCTCACGAGAATGAGGAACAGACAGAAAGACACGAATTTCATATCGCcaatttagaaaatatcttgaagaaacttcaaaataatgaaatggAGCCAGAACCTGTGCAAGAATTCCAAGACGATATTAAATACtatgttgaaaataacgATGATCCGGATTTCATCGAGTATGATACAATTTACGAAGACATGGGTTGCGAAATCCAACCTTCATTAGTTAATAATAGTGAGGCTCCTAAAGAAGCTCCCAAAGAAGCAAACAATCAATCTTCTGTATCCAGTATTcgttcaacaaaaaaacaagagcGTTCtcccaagaaaaaagtcCCACTAAAGCAGACTTCCACGCTGGATACGGTGGAAAATTCATCGGCACAAGCTGCTGAATCGGTTTCTCAATCGGCGTCTCCTTCTCCTACGCCTGTATCAATCGACACGCCATTGAATACAGTCAAAGATGATACAATGAAGCTGGATGATTCCTTCCACAGTCCACCAGCTACCAATGTATCcatgaaaaagaaagaatccGAAAACGATTCTGAGGAACAATTGAGTTTTCCGCAAGATAGAACGgaagaaatccaaaaaattattcaaaacgATATAGAAACGAACCCAGCCTTTCAAAATCCGTTATTTAGCGACGAATTAAAATACTGGTTAGACTCGAAAAAGTACCTGATGCAACCTCTTCAAGAAATGTCGCCAAAAATGGTATCACAACTAGAATCCTCTCTTTTAAATTGTCCTGATTCATTAGATGCTGATTCGCCATGTCTTTATACAAAACCGTTATCTTTACCTCATCCAACGTCAATATTTTTCCCCAGTGAGCCAATCCGATTTGTCTATCCCTATGATGTGCCCTTAAATTTAACAAATAGCGAAAACGACACAACCGATAAGTTCGATAAGGACGGTAAAATAAAATCGAAAAAGCATGACGATATCTATTCTAGAACTTCTTTAGCAAGAATATTCATGAAATTCGACCTTGatactttgtttttcataTTCTATCATTACCAAGGTTCCTATGAACAATTTTTAGCCGCTAGAGAGCTTTacaaaaatagaaactGGTTATTTAACAGAGTCGACCGTTGTTGGTACTATAAAGAGATCGAAAAATTGCCACCAGGAATGGGCaaatctgaagaagaatcttGGAGATATTTCGATTATAAAAAGAGTTGGTTAGCGAGACGCTGCGGAAATGATTTTGTAtataatgaagatgattttgaaaagctgTAA
- the LTP1 gene encoding tyrosine protein phosphatase LTP1 produces the protein MTVGEPKISVAFICLGNFCRSPMAEAIFKHEVEEANLENRFDKIDSFGTSNYHAGETPDXRTVSICKQHGVKINHRGKQIKTKCFDEFDYIIGMDESNIRNLKKIQPKDSKAKICLFGDWNTNDGTVQTIIEDPWYGDIQDFEHNFKQITYFSKQFLEKEL, from the coding sequence atgacagtTGGAGaaccaaaaatttcagttGCGTTTATATGTTTGGGTAACTTTTGTAGATCGCCAATGGCTGAAGCTATTTTCAAACATGAAGTGGAAGAAGCCAATCTAGAAAATCGTTTTGATAAGATCGATTCCTTCGGCACTTCTAATTACCACGCAGGAGAAACCCCTGATCWTCGTACAGTATCTATTTGTAAGCAACATGGTGTTAAGATCAACCACAGGGGTAAGCAAATAAAGACCAAATGTTTCGATGAATTTGACTACATAATTGGTATGGATGAATCTAACATCAgaaatctgaaaaaaatacaaccAAAGGATTCTAAAGCTAAAATATGTCTCTTCGGTGACTGGAACACTAATGATGGTACCGTTCAAACTATTATAGAAGATCCTTGGTATGGGGACATTCAAGATTTCGAACacaatttcaaacaaatCACGTATTTCTCGAAACAGTTTCTGGAAAAGGAGTTATAG
- the TKL1 gene encoding transketolase TKL1 produces MTQFTDIDKLAVSTIRILAVDTVSKANSGHPGAPLGMAPAAHVLWSQMRMNPTNPDWINRDRFVLSNGHAVALLYSMLHLTGYDLSIEDLKQFRQLGSRTPGHPEFELPGVEVTTGPLGQGISNAVGMAMAQANLAATYNKPEFTLSDNYTYAFLGDGCLQEGISSEASSLAGHLKLGNLIALYDDNKITIDGATSISFDEDVAKRYEAYGWEVLYVENGNEDLAGIAKAIAQAKLSKEKPTLIKMTTTIGYGSLHAGSHSVHGSPLQPDDVKQLKTKFGFNPDKSFVVPQEVYDHYQKTILKPGVEANNKWDKLFSEYQKKYPELGAELARRLSGQLPANWESKLPTYTTKDSAVATRKLSEIVLEDVYNNLPELIGGSADLTPSNLTRWKEALDFQPPSSGLGDYSGRYIRYGIREHAMGAIMNGISAFGANYKPYGGTFLNFVSYAAGAVRLSALSGHPVIWVATHDSIGVGEDGPTHQPIETLAHFRSLPNIQVWRPADGNEVSAAYKNSLESKHTPSIIALSRQNLPQLEGSSIEKAAKGGYVLQDVANPDIILVATGSEVSLSVEAAKTLAASNVKARVVSLPDFFTFDKQSLEYRLSVLPDNVPIMSVEVLATTCWGKYAHQSFGIDRFGASGKAPEVFKYFGFTPEGVAERAQKTVAFYKGDKLVSPLKKAF; encoded by the coding sequence ATGACTCAATTCACTGACATCGATAAACTAGCTGTCTCCACCATCAGAATTTTGGCTGTGGACACTGTCTCCAAGGCCAACTCTGGTCACCCAGGTGCTCCATTGGGTATGGCTCCTGCTGCCCACGTGTTGTGGAGCCAAATGCGTATGAACCCCACCAATCCAGACTGGATCAACAGAGACAGATTTGTCTTGTCGAACGGTCACGCCGTTGCCCTGTTGTACTCCATGCTACACTTGACCGGTTACGACTTGTCcattgaagatttgaagcAATTCAGACAACTGGGCTCTAGAACTCCAGGTCATCCTGAATTCGAGTTGCCTGGTGTTGAAGTCACCACCGGCCCATTGGGTCAAGGTATCTCTAACGCCGTCGGTATGGCCATGGCTCAAGCTAACTTGGCTGCTACTTACAACAAGCCAGAGTTCACTTTGTCCGACAACTACACCTACGCTTTCCTAGGTGACGGTTGTTTGCAAGAAGGTATCTCTTCCGAGGCCTCTTCTTTGGCTGGTCATTTGAAATTGGGTAACTTGATTGCCCTCTACGACGACAACAAGATCACCATCGATGGTGCCACCAGCATCTCCTTCGACGAAGACGTCGCAAAGAGATACGAAGCCTACGGCTGGGAAGTTTTGTACGTTGAAAACGGTAACGAGGATCTAGCCGGTATTGCCAAGGCCATTGCCCAAGCTAAGCTATCCAAGGAAAAGCCAACTTTAATCAAGATGACCACCACCATCGGGTACGGCTCCTTGCACGCCGGCTCCCACTCCGTTCACGGTTCTCCATTGCAACCAGATGACGTTAAACAACTAAAGACCAAGTTCGGTTTCAACCCAGACAAGTCCTTTGTTGTCCCACAAGAAGTTTACGACCACTACCAAAAGACCATCCTAAAACCAGGTGTCGAAGCAAACAACAAATGGGATAAGCTGTTCAGCGAGtaccaaaagaaataccCAGAATTAGGTGCCGAATTGGCCAGAAGATTGAGCGGTCAACTACCTGCCAACTGGGAATCTAAACTACCAACCTACACCACCAAGGACTCCGCTGTCGCCACCAGAAAACTGTCGGAAATTGTTCTTGAAGACGTTTACAACAATTTGCCAGAATTGATCGGTGGTTCTGCCGATTTGACACCTTCTAACTTGACCAGATGGAAGGAAGCGCTAGATTTCCAGCCACCTTCTTCCGGTCTAGGTGACTACTCCGGTAGATACATCAGATACGGTATCAGAGAACACGCTATGGGTGCCATCATGAATGGTATCTCCGCCTTCGGTGCCAACTACAAGCCATACGGTGGTACTTTCTTGAACTTTGTTTCCTACGCCGCCGGTGCCGTTAGACTGTCTGCCCTATCCGGTCACCCAGTCATCTGGGTCGCTACACATGACTCCATTGGTGTCGGTGAAGATGGTCCAACACATCAACCTATCGAAACTTTGGCACACTTCAGATCCCTTCCAAACATTCAAGTTTGGAGACCAGCTGACGGTAACGAAGTTTCCGCCGCCTACAAGAACTCTTTAGAATCTAAGCACACTCCAAGTATCATTGCTTTGTCCAGACAAAACTTACCACAATTGGAAGGTAGTTCCATCGAAAAGGCCGCCAAGGGTGGTTACGTACTACAAGATGTCGCTAACCCAGATATTATTTTGGTCGCCACTGGTTCCGAAGTCTCATTGAGTGTTGAAGCTGCCAAAACTTTGGCCGCTAGTAACGTCAAGGCCCGTGTTGTCTCTCTACCAGACTTCTTCACTTTCGACAAACAATCTCTAGAATACAGACTATCCGTCTTGCCAGACAACGTTCCAATCATGTCCGTTGAAGTCCTAGCTACCACATGTTGGGGCAAATACGCTCACCAATCTTTCGGTATTGATAGATTCGGTGCTTCCGGTAAGGCACCAGAGGTCTTCAAGTACTTCGGTTTCACCCCAGAAGGTGTTGCTGAAAGAGCTCAAAAGACTGTTGCATTCTATAAGGGTGACAAGCTCGTTTCTCCTTTGAAGAAAGCTTTCTAA